In the Parasphingorhabdus halotolerans genome, AGCCGCCGCGGGACTGGACGCTTTACGGTCCGGTTTCCTGCAGTTCGAAGATGCCGTTCGCGCCATGCAATCGGGGCAGTCATCGAGCAAGCTTACGATTGCGGCACCGCGTGATTTCACCCAGAAATGGCTGAACGAGAAACTATCTGGTTTTGCAGCCGATAATCCGGAAACAAGCTTTGCGCTCGTCGCTGCGGATGACGAGATTGACTTTACAGAAGCTAATCTTGATGTCGCGATATGGCTTGGTGATGGCCCCGGAGACCACGAGGGGATCATGCTTGGCGATACAGTTTTTGTAAAAGTGGCTGCGCCCGGAGCTGAGAACGGTAACAAGATTGATTGGCCGGGTTGTCCCATTTCAGAGGGCGAAGAAACCATGATGCGGGTTGCTGACGGCGGCTTGGCGATTGAAGCGGCGGCCAATGGCTTTGGCTATGCTTGGGTTCCAAAAATGCTGGTGCAGCGCGATTTGGCAGCAGGCCGGGTGGAGATTATCGGAGAAGACAGCATATCATCGCGTGGTTACTGGCTGATGGCACCGACCCCGCAATGGCGGCAGAAGAAGGTCAAGGCACTTGTTGAGGCGTTGGCGAAAGTCTGACTAGCGCCGCTCTGCAGTGATATTCAAAAGCCGGTTCATCAAACCCAGAAATTTCGTCTCATCAACCGGGGTTTTGGGATTATTCCAGCTTCCTGATATTGCATAGCTTCTACCTGATTTAGCTTCTATCAAAAATGCGAACGAAACCACCCCTGGCTCTGATCCACCCTTGCTGCCAACATATTCCCAGCGTTTCGCATCTCCAGGTGGGATGATTGGGTTGATAGCCAATATCTCAGTCACAACCTGATCTTTTACCGAGTGCATCGCAGCGAGTAACTTGCTTATATCGGCCGGTGATGCAAACCACTCGATAGTATCAATGTGGCGAGGACTGGTGGCGAGATTTGTTACCGAAACAGAGTCTATTCCTAACCGGGATTTTTCCTGCTCCAGAAGGCGGTGCTGGTTGGATTCCGTGGCGGCAGCAAAGCGTTCACGGAGATCATCGTTCCTCGGCATTTTTAGCGCGAAAGTCTCAAGAGTGGTCAGGAACGGCAATGCCTTCGACGGATCACTATGTCCGGACCTGCGCAGCAG is a window encoding:
- a CDS encoding LysR family transcriptional regulator; translated protein: MKRTHLPLNALRVLDAAARHLSFTRAADELAVTPAAVGQQIRALEDMLGVVMFRRTPKGLELTDEAAAGLDALRSGFLQFEDAVRAMQSGQSSSKLTIAAPRDFTQKWLNEKLSGFAADNPETSFALVAADDEIDFTEANLDVAIWLGDGPGDHEGIMLGDTVFVKVAAPGAENGNKIDWPGCPISEGEETMMRVADGGLAIEAAANGFGYAWVPKMLVQRDLAAGRVEIIGEDSISSRGYWLMAPTPQWRQKKVKALVEALAKV